A window of Kineococcus sp. NBC_00420 genomic DNA:
CACGTTCCCCTTCACGAGGTGAGGAGGCGGGCGGCGTGGCGGCCGGCGGCGGCGGCGGTGAGGAAGCCGGCGCGGTCGGTGTCGAGGCCTCGGCCCATGGTCGAGAGGCGGACGGGGCTCGTCGCCAGGGCGTCGTCGAGGCCGGCTTCGGGGATCTCGACGTAGGTGTGGCGGCCGCAGAGGGAGCGGGCCTGCTCGCGGACGCGGTCGTAGAACGCGCCGGGGGAGTCGGGGACGACGACGTCGACGGGGGCCAGGGCGACACGCCCGACCGCGGTGAGCGTGTGGTGCGAGACACCGCGGTGGCGGTCGCGGGCGTCGGCCTGCGACACCCGCAGGGCCGCGACGGGGCGGCCCCCCAGCACGGCGGCGGCGTTGAGGGCCTCACCGACGGCGACGCCGGAGAAGCCCCAGCGTGATCCCGTCCCCAGGTTGCCCGGGCCCTGAGCGACGACGACGACGTCGGCGCCCGCGACGAGCTTCGCCGCGAGCAGACCGGTGTGGACGGTCGAGGCCTCCAGGTCGCCCCCGAAGGCCTGGCCCGTGCTCACGCAGCTCGTGAGCCACCCCGCCTCCCGCAGCCCGGCGACGGCGCGGGAGAACGCGGCCGGCAGCGCCCCGCCGTCGGTCATCACGTACACGACTCTCGCGTCGGGGGCCTCGGCGCGGACCCCGGCCAGGATCGCGGGCAGCGCGGAGTGCAGGTCGGCGACGACGACGGGGGTGGCGTCGAGGTCGTCGGCGTCGGCGAGCAGGGCGTGGTGCTCCGACTCCTGGTCGTCCACGCCCAGGACCATCGTCTGCAGCGGGGTGTAGCGGGCCTTCACGAGGTGGCCGGGCCCGGCGGGCGGATCGGCGGGCAACGCGTCGGGCAGCGCGACGACGAGGGCGTAGCCACCCGTCCCCAGGCCCCGGGCCAGCGCGGAGGTGTTGAGCAGCACCCGCTCGCCCGGCTGCGGGAAGCCGACGAGGTCGGGGTGGGCCAGGGCCTTCACCTCGGCGCCCGCCTCGGGCCCCGACGCGAGGGTCGCGAACAGCTCCTGGGAACCGGGCCACGACGCCCCGAGTCGCTGGACAGTTGCAGAACGCCACCGGATCGTCACGCTTCGAGCGTACGCAGGGTGCTTCCGCGCGCGGTTCCGGTAGCGTCCGGCTCACCATGACGACGACCCCAGCGACGTCCTCGAGCCCACCGGGTGGGGCGGCCGCGGCTGCCCGCGGAGCCCGTCGCACCGAACGGCTGCTGAACCTCGTGATCGCGCTGTCGGCGACGCGCCGCTGGCTCACCAAGGAGCAGATCCGCACGGCCGTCCCGCAGTACGCCGACTGCGCCACCACCGTCGCCTTCGAGCGGATGTTCGAGCGCGACAAGGAGGACCTGCGCGAACTCGGCGTCCCCCTCGACACCGGCGGCGAGGACCCGTTGTTCGAGGACGAGGCCGGCTACCGGATCGACCGCGAGGCCTACGCGCTGCCCGAGATCCGGTTCACCCCGGGTGAGCTCGCCGTCCTGTCGCTGGCCAGCCGGGTCTGGCAGCAGGCGAGCCTCGCCGGCCCCGCGACCCGCGCGCTGGTGAAGCTGCGCAGCCTCGGCGTCGAACCCGACGAGAGCTCCCTCATCGGCGTGGAACCGCGGGTGCGCACCGCGGAACCCGCCTTCGACCCGCTCTACGCCGCGACCCGCGACAAGACCCCGGTGTCCTTCACCTACCGCCGCGCCGGCGGCGAACCCGCGACCCGCCACGTCGAACCGTGGGCCATCGTCAGCTGGCACGGGCGCTGGTACCTCGTCGGGCACGACCGGGACCGTGCGGACTCGCGGGTCTTCCGTCTGTCCCGGGTCGCCTCCGCGGTCAAGCGGATCGGACGGGCCGGCAGCTACGACGTGCCCGCGGGCATCGACCCCCGCGAGATCGTCGCGGGCAGCATCGGACCCGTCCGGCCGCCCCGGGAGGCACGGCTGCTGGTCACGGAGGGCAGCGGACTGGCGTTGCGACGCCGGGCCCGCAGCGTCGAGGTGGGCGCGGGAGAGAGCGTGGGGGAGGACGTGGTCGTGGTGGAGGTCAGCGACGTGGAGGTGAGCGCGGACGAGATCGCCGGCTACGGCGCGGACGTCCTGGTCCTCGCACCGCAGGACCTGCGCGACGCCGTGGTGCGTCGACTCCGTGGGGCGGCGGGCGCATGAGCGGCAGCGCGTCGACGGAGCGGCTGTCGCGGCTGCTGGCGATGGTCCCCTACCTGCTCACCCACCAGGGCATCCCGCTGGAGGAGGCCTCGGAGCACTTCGGCATCAGCGACGACGACCTCGTGCACGACCTGGAGCTGCTCTTCGTCTGCGGGACGCCCGGGCACATGCCCGACGACCTCATCGACGCCCGCTGGGACTCCGGGCGGATCTACCTCTCCAACGCCGACCCGATCGCGCGCCCGGCCCGCCTCGGCGTCGACGAGGCCGTCGCCCTGCTCGTGGGTCTGCGCACGCTGGCCCAGGTCCCGGGTCTGCACGACCGCGAGGCCCTCGAGGGTGCGACGGCGAAGCTGTCGGAGGCGACGGGGGAGGCGGGCCGGGCCGCGGGGTCGGTGACCGTGGACGTCAGCTCGGGGGAGGAGAGCGCCGGTGTCCTCGAGACCTGCCGGGCCGCCCTGCGCGATCACCGGCGCCTGCACCTGAGCTACCTCGTGCCCAGCCGCGACGAGCGCACGGAACGCGACGTGGACCCGATGCGGTTGGTGAGCGTGGAGGGACGCTGGTACCTGGAGGCGTGGTGCCACCGCGCCGAGGGCGTCCGGTTGTTCCGGGTCGACCGGATCGAGTCCGCCGAGGTCCTCGACGTCGACGGGACCCCACCGACGCAGGCGGTCTCGCGCGACGTGGGCTCCGACCTGTTCAAGCCCAGCCCGGACGACCTCGTCGTCACCATCGACCTTGCGCAGCAGGCCGCGTGGGTCGTCGACTACTACCCCGTCGACTCCGTCGAGGACGCGCCGGAGGACGGCTGGGAGGAGGCCGCCCTGCGCGTGAGGCTCCGCACGGCGGACACGCACTGGGTGCACCGGTTGCTCCTGCGCCTCGGTGCCGGTGCCCGCGTCGTCGACCCGCCGGAGCTGGCCGTGGACGTGCGCAACGGCGCCCTGGCCGCCCTGGAGAGGTACCGCTGAGCCGTTTCGGCGACTGTGTGTAACGAAGTGAACGCACAAGGTCACGGCATGTGTCAAGGTTGGGGCCGAAAGGGCGTTCAAGGGATCGCGAGGACGTGCCGAAGCAGTGGTTGTCGGACGGCGGAAAGCGTCCGCCGGACCTACACCACGAAACGGAAGGTGCTCGAGATGACCACGATCAAGGCTTCCTGCCCCTGCTGCGGCGACGTTGAACTGACCCCGAAGCAGGTCCGCCTCGTGGTGTGCTCCGCCAAGGAGCGGTCGTTCTACGCCTTCGGTTGCCCCAAGTGCAAGGACGAGGTCCGCAAGCCCGCCGGCGAGGACGTCGTCGCGCTGCTCGTCTCCGGCGGCGTCGCCGTGGAGCGCTGGACCATCCCCGCCGAGGCCATGGAGGAGCACAACGGCTCCACCATCGCCTGGGACGACGTCCTGGACTTCGCCCTCGTGCTCGACTCCTGCGACGACCTCGCCTCGCTGGCCGCCCGCGGCCTGCGCACCGTGCGCTGACGCACCCCACACTCCCGAGAGCCGCTCCGCGGACGCCACGGCGTCCGCAGGGCGGCTCTCGTGCTTCCTGGGTGTTCACCGGGAGTGTGCCCCGGAGACGCCTCAAGAGAGGTATTCGGGCGACTCGACGCGCATGCTTGTCCCACAGACGGCTTCGATCGACGTACGATGGCCGCGCTTCGTCCAACCCTGGAGGACTGATGTTCCGCAACCTCGTCGACCACCCCTGGGTGCTCGTCATCCTCGTCGTGCTGATCATCGCGCTGTTCGGCAGCAAGCGTCTGCCCGACGCCGCGCGTGGCCTCGGCCGCTCGATGCGCATCTTCAAGTCCGAGGTCAAGGAGATGAAGAACGACGGCAAGGAGGAGACCACGAAGTCTCCGACCGCCGCCGGCCTCGACTCCGAACCCACGGCCCTCGAAGCCAAGCTGGCCGCCGAAGAGGCGCAGGCCAAGGCGGCGTCCGAGCACCAGACGCGCGCGTCCTGACCCGCCGCACCGCCTGAGATCGCATCCCTGACATGGCCGTCACCACTGTCCGACGACGCTCCTCCAAGGATCCCGAGGGGCGCATGCCCCTCATGGACCACCTGAAGGAGCTGCGCAACCGCGCCGTCAAGGCCGGTATCGCCCTGTTGATCGGCAGCGTGCTGGGCTGGTTCTTGTGGCGTGGGTGGAACGAGCCGTTCTGGGGTCTGCCCAGCTTCCACGGCGGGATCTTCGGTCTCATCCAGGACCCGCTGGTCAAGGCTGCGGCGGCCAAGAACCTGAGCAACGTCAGCATCAACTTCGGTCAGGTCGGGTCTGCCTTCGACTTCGCCATCAAGGGTGCGATCTGGGTCGGTGTCATCGCCTCCAGTCCGTTCTGGCTGTGGCAGTTCTGGGCGTTCATCACGCCGGGGCTGACCCGGAAGGAACGTCGCTACGCGGTGGGGTTCATCTCCGCTGCGGTGCCACTGTTCCTCCTCGGGGCGGGGATCGCCTACAGCGTTCTGCCGAACGCAGTCCGGTTCCTCATCGACTTCACCCCCGAGAACGGGTCGAACGTCATCGACTCCTCGATCTACCTCAGCTTCACGATGCGCATCATCCTGGCCTTCGGCGTCGGGTTCCTCATGCCGGTGGTCCTGGTCGGGCTCAACTTCGCCCACCTGCTGTCCGGCAAGGCGATCCTGAAGCAGTGGCGCATCAGCGTCTTCCTGAGCTTCCTCTTCTCCGCGATCGTGACGCCGACGTCCGACATCACGACGATGCTGTTGCTCGCCTGCCCACTGCTCATCCTCTTCGCCGTCGCCACGGTCATCTGTCTCCTCAGTGACCGTCGCCGTTCGAAGAACTCCGACGAGCCGGACTACACGAACCTCAGCGACGACGAAGCCAGCGCCATCTGACCCGATGACCTCTCGGGGGCGGGTCGGCCTCCTCGTGAACCCGACGGCGGGTCGCGGGGTCGGCCGTGTCGCAGGTGCGCACGTCCTCTCGACCCTGCAGCACCTCGGTCACCCGGTGACCGACCTCTCGGGCATCGACTTCGCCTCCTCCGCTCGCGCCGCGCGCGAGCGAGCCGGCGAGTTCGAGGCCCTCGTCGTGGTCGGGGGCGACGGTCTGGTGCACGCCGGCCTCGAGGCCGTCGCCGGCACGTCGACCGCCCTGGGCATCGTCCCCACCGGCACCGGCAACGACCTCGCCCGCGGGCTCGACCTCCCGCTGGGTGATCCGGTGCGTTCGGCGGAGCTCGTCTCCACGGCCCTGCACGAGGGCCGGTCGCGGACGGTCGACGCCGTGCGGGTGGGGTCGCACTGGTTCGGCAGCATCCTCGCCTCCGGGGTCGACGCCCTCATCAACGAACGTGCCAACTCCTGGCGCTGGCCGCGCGGGCCCGCGCGCTACACCCTCGCCGCGGTGCGGGAGCTCGCCGTCGTCCGGGGGCTGCCGATGCGGATCACCCTCGACGGCACCACCGTCGACCAGGAGTGCCTGCTCGTCGCCGTCGCCAACACCCGCAGCTACGGCGGCGGCATCCTCATGGCCCCCGACGCCGACCCGACGGACGGGCTCCTCGACGTCGTCGTCGTCGACCGCCTGCCGCCGATCGCCGCGTTGCAGCTCTTCCCCCGGGCTCGCCGGGGTGCGCACCTGAAGCTGCCCGCCGTCCACGTCCACCGGGTCCGCAGCGTCACCCTCGAGGTCCTCCCCGGCGCAGCGCAGCCGCACCCCCACGCCGACGGCGAACCGTTCGGGCACCTCCCCGTCACCTGCACCGTGGTGCCGGGCGCGCTGCGGGTGCTCGGCTGACGTACTGTCAGCCCATGGCGAGCCCCGCGGAACGCTACGCGGCAGCGCGCCGTCGCACCGAAGATTCCAGGACCGAGCTGGCGCAGTTCGCGAGCACGGTGGGCTTCGAGCTCGACGGCTTCCAGCTGCAGGCGTGCCAGGCCCTGGAAGCAGGTCGCGGCGTCCTCGTCGCCGCTCCCACCGGCGCGGGCAAGACCGTCGTCGGGGAGTTCGCGGCGCACCTGGCGCTGCAGACCGGTCGCAAGGCGTTCTACACGACGCCCATCAAGGCCCTGTCCAACCAGAAGTACACAGAGCTCGTCGAGCGCCACGGCTCCGCCGCCGTCGGCCTGCTCACGGGTGACAACTCCGTCAACGGTGAGGCACCCGTCGTCGTCATGACGACGGAGGTCCTGCGCAACATGCTCTACGCGGACAGCCCGCTGCTCGACGGCCTCGGCTACGTCGTGATGGACGAGGTCCACTACCTCGCCGACCGTTCCCGCGGCGCCGTCTGGGAAGAGGTGATCATCCACCTGCCCTCGGAGGTGCTGGTCGTCTCGCTGTCGGCGACGGTCAGCAACGCCGAGGAGTTCGGCGCCTGGCTGGACACCGTGCGCGGGGACACCGAGATCGTCGTGTCCGAGCACCGGCCGGTCCCGCTCTGGCAGCACCTCGCCGTCGGGACCCGGCTCTACGACCTCTTCACCGATCCCGACGGCGAGGCCCTGGAGGGTGACGAGGGGTCGCTCGTGCCGGGCGCCATCGTCAACCCCGAGCTCGTCGCGATGTCGCGCCAGCAGGTCCGGTCCGACTGGCTCGCCGGACCGGGTGGTCGCGGTCGGCGCCGGAGCCAGCAGCGGCCCGGCCCGGGCGGTCACCGCCCCTCCGGGGTCGGCCGTCCCGCTTCGCGCGCGCAGATCCTGGACACCCTCGACCAGGCCGGGTTGCTACCGGCCATCACGTTCATCTTCAGCCGTGCGGGCTGCGACGCGGCCGTCCAGCAGTGCGTCGCGTGGGGGTTGCGGCTCACCACGCCCGAGGAGGGCCGGGCGATCCGCGCGATCGCCGAGGAGCGCTGCTCGGAGATCCCCAGTTCCGACCTCGCCGTCCTCGGGTACTGGGAGTGGCTGGACGGGCTGGAACGCGGACTCGCCGCCCACC
This region includes:
- a CDS encoding helix-turn-helix transcriptional regulator — its product is MSGSASTERLSRLLAMVPYLLTHQGIPLEEASEHFGISDDDLVHDLELLFVCGTPGHMPDDLIDARWDSGRIYLSNADPIARPARLGVDEAVALLVGLRTLAQVPGLHDREALEGATAKLSEATGEAGRAAGSVTVDVSSGEESAGVLETCRAALRDHRRLHLSYLVPSRDERTERDVDPMRLVSVEGRWYLEAWCHRAEGVRLFRVDRIESAEVLDVDGTPPTQAVSRDVGSDLFKPSPDDLVVTIDLAQQAAWVVDYYPVDSVEDAPEDGWEEAALRVRLRTADTHWVHRLLLRLGAGARVVDPPELAVDVRNGALAALERYR
- a CDS encoding diacylglycerol/lipid kinase family protein; its protein translation is MTSRGRVGLLVNPTAGRGVGRVAGAHVLSTLQHLGHPVTDLSGIDFASSARAARERAGEFEALVVVGGDGLVHAGLEAVAGTSTALGIVPTGTGNDLARGLDLPLGDPVRSAELVSTALHEGRSRTVDAVRVGSHWFGSILASGVDALINERANSWRWPRGPARYTLAAVRELAVVRGLPMRITLDGTTVDQECLLVAVANTRSYGGGILMAPDADPTDGLLDVVVVDRLPPIAALQLFPRARRGAHLKLPAVHVHRVRSVTLEVLPGAAQPHPHADGEPFGHLPVTCTVVPGALRVLG
- the tatC gene encoding twin-arginine translocase subunit TatC, whose protein sequence is MAVTTVRRRSSKDPEGRMPLMDHLKELRNRAVKAGIALLIGSVLGWFLWRGWNEPFWGLPSFHGGIFGLIQDPLVKAAAAKNLSNVSINFGQVGSAFDFAIKGAIWVGVIASSPFWLWQFWAFITPGLTRKERRYAVGFISAAVPLFLLGAGIAYSVLPNAVRFLIDFTPENGSNVIDSSIYLSFTMRIILAFGVGFLMPVVLVGLNFAHLLSGKAILKQWRISVFLSFLFSAIVTPTSDITTMLLLACPLLILFAVATVICLLSDRRRSKNSDEPDYTNLSDDEASAI
- a CDS encoding helix-turn-helix transcriptional regulator, which encodes MTTTPATSSSPPGGAAAAARGARRTERLLNLVIALSATRRWLTKEQIRTAVPQYADCATTVAFERMFERDKEDLRELGVPLDTGGEDPLFEDEAGYRIDREAYALPEIRFTPGELAVLSLASRVWQQASLAGPATRALVKLRSLGVEPDESSLIGVEPRVRTAEPAFDPLYAATRDKTPVSFTYRRAGGEPATRHVEPWAIVSWHGRWYLVGHDRDRADSRVFRLSRVASAVKRIGRAGSYDVPAGIDPREIVAGSIGPVRPPREARLLVTEGSGLALRRRARSVEVGAGESVGEDVVVVEVSDVEVSADEIAGYGADVLVLAPQDLRDAVVRRLRGAAGA
- a CDS encoding DUF3866 family protein, with product MTIRWRSATVQRLGASWPGSQELFATLASGPEAGAEVKALAHPDLVGFPQPGERVLLNTSALARGLGTGGYALVVALPDALPADPPAGPGHLVKARYTPLQTMVLGVDDQESEHHALLADADDLDATPVVVADLHSALPAILAGVRAEAPDARVVYVMTDGGALPAAFSRAVAGLREAGWLTSCVSTGQAFGGDLEASTVHTGLLAAKLVAGADVVVVAQGPGNLGTGSRWGFSGVAVGEALNAAAVLGGRPVAALRVSQADARDRHRGVSHHTLTAVGRVALAPVDVVVPDSPGAFYDRVREQARSLCGRHTYVEIPEAGLDDALATSPVRLSTMGRGLDTDRAGFLTAAAAGRHAARLLTS
- the tatA gene encoding Sec-independent protein translocase subunit TatA, yielding MFRNLVDHPWVLVILVVLIIALFGSKRLPDAARGLGRSMRIFKSEVKEMKNDGKEETTKSPTAAGLDSEPTALEAKLAAEEAQAKAASEHQTRAS